From one Nitrosococcus halophilus Nc 4 genomic stretch:
- the scpB gene encoding SMC-Scp complex subunit ScpB has product MSELCSLKNIIEAALLAADRPLSVEQLGKLFDERRRPSRDQVGKVLEDLAAEWEGRGIELKEIHSGYRFQIRQELAPWISRLWEERPSRYSRAFLETLALIAYRQPITRAEIEEIRGVSVSSSIMKTLQEREWVRVLGHREVPGRPALYGTTRKFLDQFNLRSLNELPPLAEIKTLGEPQIELTLVEGGLGKEDTVREQELPPSEEISAEPVPTPDEGLRKQ; this is encoded by the coding sequence ATGAGTGAGTTGTGTTCCCTAAAAAATATTATTGAAGCTGCGCTGTTGGCAGCGGATCGGCCCTTGTCGGTGGAGCAGTTGGGTAAGCTGTTTGATGAAAGGAGGCGGCCATCTCGAGACCAGGTAGGCAAGGTGCTTGAGGACCTTGCAGCAGAGTGGGAAGGCCGGGGGATTGAGTTGAAGGAGATCCATAGCGGTTATCGTTTCCAGATCCGACAGGAATTAGCCCCTTGGATTTCCCGCCTCTGGGAAGAGCGGCCCTCCCGCTATTCTCGGGCCTTCTTAGAGACTTTAGCCCTTATCGCTTACCGTCAGCCGATCACCCGCGCGGAAATCGAAGAGATTCGTGGCGTTTCCGTCAGCAGTTCTATTATGAAGACCTTGCAGGAGCGGGAGTGGGTCAGGGTCCTTGGGCACCGGGAAGTCCCTGGACGACCTGCTTTGTATGGTACCACCCGCAAGTTCCTAGACCAATTTAATCTTAGGAGCTTGAATGAATTGCCACCCCTGGCGGAAATAAAAACTCTGGGTGAACCGCAAATAGAACTCACTTTGGTCGAGGGGGGGTTAGGGAAAGAGGATACGGTCCGGGAACAAGAACTGCCACCCTCTGAAGAGATTTCCGCTGAGCCTGTACCCACTCCTGATGAAGGCCTGCGCAAGCAGTAG
- a CDS encoding segregation and condensation protein A, producing MGETPEQTPPSVVPALAVVQGRPITELPHDLYIPPDALEVFLESFEGPLDLLLYLIRRQNLDILDIPIAAITRQYMEYIEILRELRLELAAEYLVMSAWLAEIKSRMLLPRPQEAAEEEGDPRAELVRRLQEYERYKKATEDLDSLPRVGRDVFATGAHLPPEQVVKPQPKLELADLLFALKGVLARAEMFSHHHVTQEALSVRERMGEVLSRVSGDSFCEFTALFRPEEGRLGVVVTFLAILELMKESLLEVVQAEAYGPLHVRAVAA from the coding sequence ATGGGTGAAACACCGGAGCAAACGCCGCCTTCAGTAGTCCCAGCGCTTGCTGTCGTTCAAGGGCGGCCCATTACCGAGTTGCCCCATGATCTTTATATCCCCCCTGATGCCTTGGAAGTCTTTCTGGAGTCCTTTGAAGGACCATTGGACTTGTTGCTCTATCTGATCCGGCGGCAAAATCTGGATATCTTGGACATCCCTATCGCGGCGATTACCCGCCAGTACATGGAATACATTGAGATTCTGCGCGAGCTACGTCTAGAATTAGCGGCAGAGTACTTGGTTATGTCGGCTTGGCTCGCTGAAATTAAGTCAAGGATGTTATTGCCCCGTCCCCAGGAGGCCGCTGAAGAAGAGGGGGATCCCCGGGCGGAATTGGTTCGCCGCCTCCAAGAGTATGAGCGTTATAAGAAGGCCACCGAGGATTTAGATTCGCTGCCTCGAGTGGGCCGGGATGTCTTCGCGACGGGAGCCCACCTTCCACCTGAACAGGTGGTCAAGCCTCAGCCCAAACTTGAGTTGGCCGATCTCTTGTTTGCCCTTAAGGGGGTATTGGCTCGGGCGGAAATGTTCAGCCACCACCATGTGACTCAAGAAGCCTTATCGGTACGGGAGCGTATGGGGGAAGTGCTAAGCCGGGTGAGTGGCGATAGTTTTTGCGAATTTACCGCTTTATTCCGCCCAGAAGAGGGGCGTTTGGGGGTAGTCGTCACTTTTCTAGCCATCCTGGAACTGATGAAGGAGTCCCTGCTGGAAGTCGTCCAGGCTGAGGCTTATGGTCCGCTACATGTGAGGGCAGTGGCGGCATGA
- a CDS encoding tryptophan--tRNA ligase, translating into MALSSLQSQRVLSGMRPTGQLHLGHYHGVLKNWVQLQHEYNCFFFVADWHALTTEYENPQVITESVWDMVIDWLAAGIEPSAATLFIQSKVPEHAELHLLLSMVTPLGWLERVPTYKDQQEKLKEKDLATYGFLGYPLLQSADILIYRATKVPVGEDQVPHVEITREIARRFNHLYGREPGFEELVEAAIKKMGKKNAQLYRELRRRFQEQGDVEALEKARAFLENQQNLTLGDRERLFGYLEGVGKTILPEPQALLTPAARMPGLDGQKMSKSYGNTIALREPPEQVEHKLRTMPTDPARVRRSDPGDPDKCPVWQFHLVYSNEEVKDWVQKGCRTAGIGCLDCKQPIVEAIQSELKPIRERAQEYARHPDEVQRIINEGNEAAREVARETMEEVRQAMGLSYR; encoded by the coding sequence ATGGCTTTGAGTTCCCTGCAGTCCCAGCGCGTGCTTTCAGGGATGCGTCCAACGGGGCAGCTACACCTTGGCCACTATCATGGCGTACTAAAAAATTGGGTTCAATTGCAGCACGAATATAATTGTTTTTTTTTCGTGGCCGATTGGCATGCCTTGACCACGGAGTACGAAAACCCCCAGGTGATTACGGAGAGCGTCTGGGATATGGTTATCGATTGGTTGGCCGCAGGTATTGAGCCTTCGGCAGCGACTTTATTTATCCAGTCGAAGGTGCCGGAGCATGCAGAGCTGCATCTGCTACTCTCCATGGTGACCCCCTTGGGGTGGTTGGAACGGGTGCCGACCTACAAGGACCAACAGGAAAAGTTGAAAGAGAAGGATCTGGCGACCTATGGTTTTCTAGGCTACCCGCTGTTGCAAAGCGCTGATATCCTTATTTACAGGGCAACTAAGGTCCCAGTAGGGGAAGATCAAGTTCCCCATGTGGAGATTACTCGGGAAATTGCCCGGCGTTTTAACCATCTCTATGGCCGTGAGCCAGGTTTTGAGGAATTAGTGGAAGCGGCCATAAAAAAAATGGGCAAGAAAAACGCTCAGCTCTATCGGGAGCTGCGCCGACGTTTCCAGGAACAGGGGGATGTGGAGGCCTTGGAGAAGGCCCGAGCTTTCCTGGAAAATCAGCAAAACCTTACCCTTGGTGATCGGGAGCGTCTCTTTGGTTATCTGGAAGGGGTCGGTAAAACCATTCTGCCGGAGCCGCAAGCCTTGTTGACCCCGGCCGCTCGCATGCCAGGGCTTGATGGGCAGAAAATGTCTAAATCCTATGGCAATACTATCGCCCTGCGTGAGCCGCCGGAGCAGGTGGAGCATAAGCTGCGAACCATGCCTACGGATCCGGCCCGGGTGCGACGCTCGGATCCCGGCGATCCGGACAAGTGCCCTGTCTGGCAATTTCATCTGGTGTACTCTAATGAAGAAGTCAAAGATTGGGTCCAAAAAGGATGCAGGACAGCAGGCATTGGTTGCTTGGATTGCAAACAACCCATTGTTGAGGCCATCCAGTCGGAATTAAAGCCCATTCGGGAGCGGGCGCAAGAGTATGCCCGTCATCCTGATGAAGTCCAGCGGATTATCAATGAGGGTAATGAAGCGGCCCGCGAGGTGGCTCGAGAAACGATGGAGGAGGTGCGTCAGGCGATGGGGTTGTCCTATCGATAA
- a CDS encoding site-2 protease family protein, whose protein sequence is MEELSVVQRIAIWVLPILFAITVHEVAHGWMALRFGDHTAQMMGRLTLNPINHIDPIGTLLVPGILLMLGGVVFGWAKPVPVSWDKLRNPQRDMAIVALAGPLANLVMAILWAIISRIGIALALDFPMIGVPLAYMGIAGMFINAILMMLNLIPLPPLDGGRVLVGVLPGPLAYQVSRVEPYGFFILLGLLFTGILWYVLWPLVDGLLTGLVYFVGVPKREFFGGLLTLMGAQ, encoded by the coding sequence ATGGAAGAGTTATCAGTAGTACAGCGCATTGCCATTTGGGTGTTGCCTATACTGTTCGCTATTACTGTCCATGAGGTGGCTCACGGCTGGATGGCGCTTCGGTTTGGTGATCACACCGCCCAGATGATGGGGCGGTTAACGCTTAATCCTATCAATCATATTGATCCTATTGGCACCTTGCTGGTTCCGGGCATTTTGCTCATGCTCGGTGGCGTGGTTTTCGGCTGGGCTAAGCCAGTGCCTGTATCCTGGGATAAACTTCGCAATCCTCAGAGAGATATGGCCATTGTGGCTTTGGCAGGACCCTTGGCCAACCTTGTCATGGCGATTTTGTGGGCGATTATCTCGCGCATTGGAATTGCCCTGGCGCTAGATTTTCCCATGATTGGTGTGCCTCTGGCCTATATGGGGATTGCCGGCATGTTCATTAATGCCATTCTAATGATGTTGAACCTCATTCCCCTGCCCCCTCTCGATGGGGGACGGGTGTTGGTTGGGGTGCTCCCTGGACCTCTCGCCTATCAGGTAAGCCGGGTTGAGCCTTACGGCTTTTTTATACTCCTTGGCCTGCTGTTTACCGGTATCTTGTGGTATGTTCTGTGGCCTTTGGTGGATGGGCTTTTAACCGGATTGGTATATTTTGTGGGGGTGCCAAAGCGGGAATTCTTTGGCGGGTTATTAACTCTGATGGGAGCCCAATAA
- the serS gene encoding serine--tRNA ligase: MLDPKLLRNALAETARQLARRGFELDVTAFAALEAERKEVQVRTQELQAERNARSKAIGKAKAQGEDAAPLLVEVAELGDRLKAAEARLGEIQSQIDEILMGIPNLPDASTPEGRDERDNVEVRRWGEPPALGFAPKDHVDLGGPLGMDFETAAKLSGARFVTLSGLLARLHRALIQFMLDVHTSEHGYTEVYVPYLVNRQSLEGTGQLPKFEEDLFAIRDTGYYLIPTAEVPVTNLVRAEILPAERLPLKYVAHTPCFRSEAGSYGKDTRGMIRQHQFEKVELVQIVPPKDSPQAHENLTGHAEVILQRLGLPYRVMNLCAGDLGFASSKTYDLEVWLPGQQAYREISSCSNFLDFQARRLQARWRDPETQKPAWLHTLNGSGLAVGRALVAVMENYQQADGSIRVPEVLHPYMGGVSVIQPPSEATR; this comes from the coding sequence ATGCTTGATCCGAAATTACTTAGAAATGCCCTAGCAGAGACTGCCCGCCAATTAGCGCGGCGGGGATTTGAGCTGGATGTGACCGCTTTTGCCGCGCTAGAAGCCGAGCGCAAAGAGGTGCAGGTCCGCACCCAAGAGCTTCAGGCCGAACGAAACGCCCGCTCCAAAGCCATCGGTAAAGCCAAGGCGCAAGGGGAGGATGCTGCTCCCTTGCTGGTGGAGGTGGCCGAATTGGGGGATCGGCTCAAGGCTGCTGAGGCTCGTTTGGGGGAGATCCAGAGTCAAATCGATGAGATTCTGATGGGAATTCCCAACCTGCCTGATGCCAGCACGCCGGAGGGTCGAGACGAGAGGGACAATGTGGAGGTGCGGCGTTGGGGGGAGCCGCCTGCCTTAGGTTTTGCTCCCAAAGATCATGTGGACTTGGGGGGGCCGCTGGGGATGGATTTTGAAACCGCGGCAAAACTGAGCGGCGCTCGTTTTGTAACTCTCTCAGGCCTCTTAGCCCGTTTGCACCGGGCGCTTATCCAGTTTATGCTGGATGTGCACACCAGCGAGCACGGCTATACTGAGGTTTACGTCCCCTATCTGGTGAATCGCCAATCTTTGGAGGGGACGGGGCAGTTGCCCAAGTTTGAGGAGGACCTATTTGCTATCCGTGATACCGGCTATTACCTCATTCCCACTGCTGAAGTTCCGGTAACCAATCTCGTCCGGGCGGAAATTTTGCCTGCCGAGCGCCTGCCCCTCAAGTATGTGGCCCATACCCCCTGCTTTCGTAGCGAGGCTGGATCCTATGGTAAGGATACCCGGGGGATGATCCGCCAGCATCAATTTGAGAAGGTAGAGTTGGTGCAGATTGTGCCGCCAAAAGACTCTCCCCAGGCCCATGAAAACCTAACCGGCCATGCAGAGGTCATTCTGCAGCGGCTAGGCTTACCCTATCGGGTCATGAATCTCTGCGCAGGAGATCTCGGTTTTGCCAGCAGTAAAACCTATGACTTGGAGGTATGGTTGCCAGGACAGCAGGCCTATCGGGAAATCTCCTCTTGCAGCAATTTTTTGGATTTTCAGGCGCGTCGGCTCCAGGCCCGTTGGCGCGATCCGGAAACCCAAAAACCAGCATGGCTGCATACTCTTAATGGTTCCGGGCTAGCGGTGGGTCGGGCTTTGGTCGCAGTCATGGAGAATTATCAGCAGGCCGATGGCAGCATCCGTGTACCGGAAGTATTGCACCCTTATATGGGCGGCGTTTCGGTTATCCAGCCCCCCTCAGAAGCAACCCGATGA
- a CDS encoding NlpC/P60 family protein — protein sequence MGKNITKNRLLLVIFTLINIGGCGTPPSKVDGQARIVPQKATVNLANPDRVTKLLYAQFNHWRGTKYRFGGLSKKGIDCSGFVHITFKSKFGIHLPRNTQLQSKTGLKIPKAELRAGDLVFFKTSKRSRHVGIYVENKKFIHVSTKKGVMISKLDNIYWKPRFWMARRLKYKKVAGTPYHPGKPNGVD from the coding sequence ATGGGGAAAAATATAACTAAAAATAGATTGTTACTCGTCATATTTACCCTGATCAATATCGGAGGCTGTGGCACCCCCCCGAGCAAAGTGGATGGGCAGGCTAGAATAGTTCCCCAGAAAGCCACAGTTAATCTCGCCAATCCGGATAGGGTTACGAAACTACTTTATGCACAGTTCAATCATTGGAGAGGCACCAAGTACCGCTTTGGTGGTCTGAGCAAAAAAGGGATTGACTGTTCAGGTTTTGTGCATATTACATTTAAATCAAAGTTTGGCATACACCTGCCCAGGAATACCCAATTACAGTCAAAAACTGGATTAAAAATACCGAAAGCTGAATTGAGAGCAGGTGACCTGGTATTTTTTAAAACGAGCAAACGTAGCAGGCATGTAGGAATCTATGTGGAAAATAAAAAATTTATACATGTATCCACAAAAAAAGGAGTAATGATCTCCAAACTCGACAATATCTACTGGAAACCCAGATTTTGGATGGCAAGGAGATTAAAATATAAAAAAGTGGCAGGAACCCCCTACCATCCAGGGAAGCCAAATGGCGTGGATTAA
- the sugE gene encoding quaternary ammonium compound efflux SMR transporter SugE, with the protein MAWINLVVAGLLEIIWAIGLKYTEGFTRPWPSIFTIAAMVASFYFLSQALKIIPIGTGYAIWTGIGVAGTTILGIILFSESAALPRLGCIALIVIGIMGLKLTSP; encoded by the coding sequence ATGGCGTGGATTAATCTTGTAGTCGCTGGATTATTAGAGATTATTTGGGCCATCGGGCTAAAATATACCGAGGGATTTACGAGGCCCTGGCCAAGCATTTTTACTATTGCGGCGATGGTTGCCAGTTTCTATTTTCTTTCCCAAGCCCTGAAAATTATTCCTATAGGCACAGGATACGCTATCTGGACAGGAATTGGGGTAGCAGGCACAACTATTTTAGGCATTATTCTCTTCTCTGAGTCGGCCGCCCTGCCCCGCCTAGGGTGTATCGCACTGATTGTGATCGGCATTATGGGGTTGAAATTAACATCACCTTAA